The proteins below come from a single Agrobacterium vitis genomic window:
- a CDS encoding TolC family outer membrane protein: MSSLRNVAYAAAFLPLFFQPAVLHAETIFGAMEKAYKNNPDLNSVRAALRATDESVTIAKAGYRPQLGFSVSGTQSSFANFNGTAVGNIPADKYSADYYKSDVQVTLTQQIFDGFQTLNNVRSSEAGVLSNRESMKADEIQILLGAAQAYADVARDQQIVSIRRQNLNFLKEQLKAANARLEVGEGTKTDVSQAEAQLAGADSLLASAIAQLRQSEASYMQVVGEMPKDVRQPVRATKAMPTNLDKAVALGIREHPSVLAALHAVTSAQYQVKSAEGSLLPGVSIQGSLDRHNTDNPSESTDRDYSAASITAQLKIPLYQGGSEYGQIRKAKETVGAQELKVDYARLSVRKQIMTAFAQMQAATAAITSGRKQVAAAKLALQGVIEERNVGQKITLDVLNSQQTALDAQESLVNAQRNEVVASYSLLAATGTLTVRSQGLQVAEYNAEEHYDAVKDQWFGLRAAKGK, from the coding sequence TTGTCGAGCCTTCGTAACGTGGCCTATGCCGCAGCATTTCTTCCGCTGTTTTTTCAACCTGCCGTGCTGCATGCCGAAACCATCTTCGGCGCCATGGAAAAGGCTTATAAGAACAATCCTGATCTGAACTCGGTGCGTGCCGCCCTGAGGGCAACGGATGAGAGCGTGACGATTGCCAAGGCCGGCTACAGGCCGCAACTGGGCTTTTCCGTCTCCGGCACTCAGTCTTCCTTTGCCAATTTCAACGGCACCGCCGTCGGCAATATCCCAGCGGATAAATATTCGGCGGATTATTATAAATCCGACGTGCAGGTGACATTGACCCAGCAGATTTTCGATGGATTCCAGACGCTGAACAATGTGCGCTCCTCGGAAGCGGGCGTGCTTTCCAATCGGGAAAGTATGAAGGCGGATGAAATCCAGATCCTGCTCGGCGCAGCCCAGGCCTATGCGGATGTGGCGCGGGACCAGCAGATTGTCAGTATCCGCCGCCAGAACCTGAACTTCCTCAAGGAACAGCTGAAAGCCGCCAATGCGCGGCTGGAGGTGGGCGAAGGCACCAAAACCGATGTCAGTCAGGCAGAAGCGCAGCTGGCGGGTGCCGACAGTCTGCTGGCCTCCGCGATCGCCCAGTTGAGACAGAGCGAAGCATCCTATATGCAGGTGGTCGGCGAGATGCCGAAGGATGTGCGCCAGCCCGTACGCGCCACCAAGGCGATGCCGACCAATCTCGACAAAGCCGTTGCTTTGGGAATCAGAGAGCATCCCAGCGTGCTTGCCGCGCTTCATGCGGTAACCTCGGCGCAATACCAGGTGAAATCGGCTGAAGGCAGCCTGCTTCCAGGCGTCAGCATTCAGGGCAGCCTTGATCGGCACAATACGGATAATCCCAGCGAGTCGACCGACCGCGATTATTCTGCGGCCTCGATTACAGCGCAGCTGAAAATTCCGCTCTACCAGGGCGGTTCGGAATATGGTCAGATCCGCAAAGCCAAGGAAACCGTTGGTGCGCAGGAACTGAAAGTCGATTACGCCCGATTGAGCGTGCGAAAGCAGATCATGACCGCTTTTGCCCAGATGCAAGCCGCAACGGCGGCCATCACCTCGGGCCGCAAGCAGGTTGCTGCCGCAAAGCTCGCCTTACAAGGCGTTATCGAGGAACGCAATGTCGGCCAGAAAATCACCCTTGACGTTTTGAACTCGCAGCAGACCGCGCTCGACGCGCAGGAAAGCCTGGTGAATGCACAGCGCAATGAAGTGGTGGCCAGCTACTCGTTGCTGGCGGCAACCGGCACCTTGACGGTCAGGAGCCAGGGATTGCAGGTGGCGGAGTATAATGCAGAAGAGCATTACGATGCCGTCAAGGACCAGTGGTTTGGATTGCGGGCTGCCAAAGGCAAGTAA
- a CDS encoding PopZ family protein, producing the protein MAQPNVSREPSMEEILASIRRIIESNEPAPARSFDDAYGYDSEVDELDIAGNAFSVEAVPMDLPVAANQPGPVQLAASATNRFSEGAGDQGAGGQQIADGARADSPRHAAKPVSLADLAARVRATSERREEPGVSEFSSEFPSAFSKQEPQSRDGRGASSYMSDTIGGFREIATEQAAPLGQIRPMAQARIAEPEAMSASQRHIESLLQSEPVAQAAVAPQEQTEEADTQGDTRQGALLSMQAGAQVAKSFEELAAVVDGQQRRSLDEIAQDMLRPMLQDWLDDNLPTLVERLVREEIERIARGPRR; encoded by the coding sequence ATGGCCCAGCCGAATGTATCGCGTGAACCGTCCATGGAAGAGATCCTGGCCTCCATTCGCCGGATTATCGAAAGCAATGAGCCGGCACCCGCCCGGTCTTTCGATGATGCCTATGGTTATGACAGTGAAGTGGACGAACTGGATATTGCAGGCAATGCGTTTTCCGTTGAGGCTGTGCCCATGGATTTGCCGGTTGCGGCCAACCAGCCAGGTCCGGTTCAGCTAGCGGCATCTGCTACAAACCGTTTCTCTGAGGGGGCAGGCGATCAGGGTGCTGGTGGACAGCAGATAGCAGATGGCGCAAGAGCAGATAGTCCAAGACATGCCGCGAAGCCGGTTTCGCTTGCCGATCTTGCGGCGCGGGTGCGCGCCACGTCTGAGCGGCGCGAAGAGCCTGGCGTTTCCGAGTTTTCTTCTGAATTTCCCTCCGCTTTTTCCAAGCAAGAGCCACAGTCTCGCGATGGTCGTGGGGCCTCTTCCTACATGTCTGACACTATTGGTGGTTTTCGCGAGATTGCTACGGAGCAAGCGGCGCCTCTGGGGCAGATCCGGCCCATGGCACAGGCGCGAATCGCCGAACCGGAAGCCATGAGCGCCAGCCAGCGCCATATCGAATCTCTATTGCAGTCGGAACCTGTGGCCCAGGCTGCGGTCGCCCCTCAGGAGCAGACCGAAGAGGCAGATACGCAAGGCGATACTCGACAAGGCGCGCTTTTGTCCATGCAGGCCGGTGCGCAGGTGGCCAAGTCCTTTGAGGAACTGGCAGCTGTCGTCGATGGTCAGCAGCGCAGATCGCTGGATGAAATCGCCCAGGATATGTTGCGGCCGATGTTGCAGGACTGGCTTGACGACAATTTGCCGACGCTGGTTGAGCGTCTGGTGCGCGAAGAAATCGAACGAATTGCACGTGGTCCGCGCCGCTAA